A region of Banduia mediterranea DNA encodes the following proteins:
- the glgX gene encoding glycogen debranching protein GlgX: MDSSAWLKDRVILWPGRSYPLGASWDGEGINFALFSAHAEAVDLCLFSPDGRREIARIRLQEYTDQIWHGYLPDARPGLLYGYRVHGPYDPANGHRFNANKLLIDPYAKSLFRDLHWNDAHFGYRVGSRRQDMSFDRRDNARHMPKCRVVESAFTWGDERAPRTSWEETVIAEVHVKGFTALHPGVETARRGKFAGLVSPPVLDYLVKLGVTAVELLPVHVFLNDRHLRERGLTNYWGYNTLGFFAPDPRYLATGDLAEFKTMVKRLHGAGIEVILDVVYNHTGEGNHLGPTLSLRGIDNASYYRLAEDRRYYMDYTGTGNTLNLDHPRVLQMVMDSLRYWVIDMHVDGFRFDLCSTLAREHGHFDPGAAFLDAVRQDPVLNRVKLIAEPWDVGDYGFQLGHFPPGWAEWNSAFRDTSRRFWKGDEGVMAEMGSRVTGSADIFERAGRRPWASINFVTAHDGFTLQDMLSYNDKHNEDNGEGGADGHDDNHSWNCGAEGETEDRAILELRDRLKRSHMATLLLSLGVPMLLAGDEMGRSQRGNNNAYCQDNELSWTHWTGLRPEDEHLRELVCELIRLRRKHRVFSRPRYFLGQVMADDGLKDITWLAPDGREQTDADWDNAYARAFGYVLGGAAGDYYTPGGQRDIDDSFLVIMSAHHEALDFRIPELPSAMNWELLIDTALPNGIAEPGQFYESGQAFALQARSLALFVHRAQPRPMASIELDVADRAPQPDSGVDA, from the coding sequence GTGGACTCTAGCGCGTGGCTGAAAGACCGCGTCATTCTGTGGCCCGGACGGTCCTATCCGCTTGGTGCAAGCTGGGACGGCGAGGGCATCAATTTCGCACTGTTCTCGGCACACGCCGAAGCCGTGGACCTGTGCCTGTTCAGCCCTGACGGTCGCCGTGAGATCGCCCGCATCCGTCTTCAGGAATACACCGACCAGATCTGGCACGGCTATCTTCCGGATGCGCGACCCGGGCTGCTTTACGGCTATCGGGTGCACGGTCCCTACGATCCCGCCAACGGGCATCGCTTCAACGCCAACAAGCTGCTGATCGATCCCTACGCCAAATCGCTGTTCCGCGATCTGCACTGGAATGACGCACACTTCGGCTATCGAGTCGGAAGCCGGCGCCAGGATATGTCCTTCGATCGCCGCGACAATGCGCGCCACATGCCCAAGTGCCGCGTCGTCGAGTCAGCCTTTACCTGGGGGGATGAGCGCGCGCCGCGCACATCCTGGGAGGAAACCGTGATCGCTGAAGTCCACGTCAAGGGATTCACGGCTTTGCACCCCGGCGTGGAGACCGCGCGCCGCGGAAAATTTGCCGGCCTGGTGTCGCCGCCCGTTCTCGACTACCTGGTCAAGCTGGGCGTCACGGCCGTGGAGTTGCTGCCGGTCCATGTGTTTCTCAATGACCGTCATCTGCGCGAACGCGGTCTCACCAACTACTGGGGCTACAACACGCTCGGCTTCTTCGCGCCGGACCCTCGCTATCTCGCCACCGGCGATCTCGCCGAGTTCAAGACCATGGTCAAGCGTTTGCATGGTGCCGGTATCGAGGTGATTCTGGACGTGGTCTACAACCACACCGGAGAGGGCAATCACCTTGGACCGACCTTGTCGCTGCGCGGAATCGACAATGCCAGTTACTATCGGCTGGCCGAGGACCGTCGTTACTACATGGACTACACCGGCACCGGCAACACACTGAACCTGGATCACCCGCGAGTCCTGCAGATGGTCATGGACTCGCTGCGCTACTGGGTTATCGACATGCACGTCGACGGATTCCGCTTCGACCTGTGCTCCACGCTGGCGCGCGAACACGGCCATTTCGATCCCGGCGCCGCTTTTCTGGACGCGGTGCGCCAGGACCCGGTGCTCAATCGCGTCAAACTCATCGCCGAGCCTTGGGACGTCGGCGACTACGGCTTTCAGCTCGGCCATTTTCCGCCGGGCTGGGCCGAATGGAATTCCGCGTTCCGCGACACTTCGCGTCGCTTCTGGAAAGGCGACGAGGGCGTGATGGCGGAAATGGGCAGCCGCGTCACCGGCTCCGCCGACATCTTCGAACGTGCCGGACGCCGGCCCTGGGCCTCGATCAATTTCGTCACCGCGCACGACGGCTTCACCCTGCAGGACATGCTGTCCTACAACGACAAGCACAACGAGGACAACGGCGAAGGTGGCGCCGATGGGCACGACGACAATCATTCCTGGAATTGCGGGGCAGAGGGCGAGACCGAGGACCGCGCGATTCTGGAATTGCGCGATCGCCTCAAGCGCAGCCACATGGCGACCTTGCTGCTGTCGCTGGGTGTGCCGATGCTGCTCGCCGGTGACGAAATGGGGCGCAGCCAGCGCGGCAACAACAATGCCTACTGTCAAGACAATGAGCTGTCCTGGACACACTGGACCGGACTGCGCCCGGAAGACGAGCACCTGCGCGAACTCGTCTGCGAGCTGATCCGACTGCGCCGCAAGCATCGCGTGTTTTCGCGCCCGCGATATTTCCTCGGCCAGGTGATGGCCGACGACGGACTCAAGGACATCACTTGGCTCGCGCCCGATGGACGCGAGCAGACCGATGCCGACTGGGACAATGCCTACGCCCGCGCTTTCGGCTATGTACTCGGTGGCGCGGCCGGTGATTACTACACGCCCGGCGGCCAGCGCGACATCGACGACAGCTTCCTGGTGATCATGAGCGCTCATCACGAAGCACTGGATTTCCGGATTCCGGAGCTGCCGTCCGCGATGAACTGGGAATTGCTGATCGACACCGCCTTGCCGAATGGCATCGCCGAGCCCGGCCAATTTTACGAAAGCGGGCAGGCGTTCGCTCTGCAGGCACGGTCACTGGCCCTGTTCGTCCATCGCGCGCAACCGCGTCCGATGGCGAGCATCGAACTCGACGTGGCCGACCGTGCGCCGCAGCCTGACTCGGGAGTCGATGCATGA
- the recN gene encoding DNA repair protein RecN — MLRHLSIRDFAIIDTLELEFGSGFTVLTGETGAGKSILIDALGLLLGDRADSAMVRAGAAQAELSAEFSVDAAGGAGAWLEQHSLSDSDSPDTVLLRRLVSAEGRTRAFVNGSPVPVGSLRELGEFLIEIHGQHEHQKLVRSDAQRALLDDYGRLHEQTRAVSEAATTHARLERELAAALDQGRQDPTRAGYLRHQLDELEALDLKEDEIAQLDAEHRTLSHAGELLQDGAQACDALNGGEDTLGDRLATITGLLEAHAEQLPAFAEAAEMLAAAGIQIDEAASNLRRALDRLELDPARLSAVESRLEIIQDLARKHHVRPAELPTLRERLALELAAVENAAGEVGRIDAERAATEKRYRKLADILTLARLKAAKSLSAAITEIARDLGMSQARFVIDISGRGNSRPAVHGDDEIRFDFSANPGQPPRPLAKIASGGELSRISLAVQVAASEIESAPTMIFDEVDSGVGGATAEIVGARLKALGARHQVLCVTHLPQVAAQGRGHFAIRKEVDGRQTYTRVSALDQAARVQELARMLGGREITDPVLANARELLARAAG; from the coding sequence ATGCTGCGGCACCTGTCCATCCGCGATTTTGCCATCATCGATACGCTGGAACTCGAATTCGGCTCCGGCTTCACCGTGCTGACGGGCGAAACCGGCGCCGGCAAGTCGATCCTGATCGATGCACTCGGCCTGTTGCTGGGAGACCGCGCCGACAGTGCGATGGTGCGCGCCGGCGCCGCGCAGGCTGAACTCAGTGCCGAGTTTTCCGTGGATGCCGCCGGCGGTGCCGGTGCCTGGCTCGAACAGCATTCGCTGAGCGATTCCGATTCGCCGGACACCGTACTGCTGCGCCGCCTGGTTTCGGCCGAAGGACGCACCCGCGCCTTCGTCAACGGCTCGCCGGTTCCGGTCGGCAGCCTGCGCGAGCTGGGTGAGTTCCTGATCGAAATTCACGGCCAGCACGAACACCAGAAGCTGGTACGCAGCGACGCACAACGGGCATTGCTCGACGACTATGGCCGCCTTCACGAGCAGACCCGGGCGGTGTCCGAAGCCGCCACGACGCATGCGCGCCTGGAACGCGAACTCGCCGCGGCGCTCGATCAGGGTCGTCAGGACCCGACGCGAGCCGGCTACCTGCGTCATCAACTCGATGAACTCGAAGCGCTCGATCTGAAGGAGGACGAAATCGCGCAGCTCGACGCCGAGCATCGCACGCTGTCGCACGCTGGCGAACTGTTGCAGGACGGAGCGCAGGCCTGCGATGCGCTCAATGGCGGCGAAGACACCCTCGGCGACCGTCTGGCGACGATCACCGGCTTGCTGGAAGCCCACGCCGAGCAGCTGCCGGCATTCGCCGAAGCCGCCGAAATGCTCGCGGCGGCCGGCATCCAGATCGACGAGGCCGCGTCCAATCTGCGCCGCGCGCTCGACCGTCTGGAGCTTGACCCGGCGCGCCTGAGCGCAGTCGAGAGTCGCCTTGAAATCATTCAGGACCTTGCGCGCAAGCATCATGTGCGACCGGCGGAACTGCCGACCTTGCGCGAGCGACTCGCCCTGGAGCTGGCGGCGGTCGAAAACGCCGCGGGCGAGGTCGGCCGCATCGACGCCGAACGCGCCGCGACCGAAAAGCGCTATCGCAAGCTCGCCGACATTCTGACCCTGGCCCGTCTCAAGGCCGCAAAATCGCTTTCCGCCGCGATCACCGAAATCGCCCGCGACCTCGGCATGTCGCAGGCTCGCTTCGTCATCGACATCAGCGGACGCGGCAACAGCCGCCCGGCGGTGCATGGTGATGACGAAATCCGCTTCGACTTCTCGGCCAATCCGGGGCAGCCACCGCGCCCCTTGGCCAAGATCGCGTCCGGTGGCGAGCTCTCACGTATCAGCCTCGCGGTACAGGTGGCCGCGAGCGAAATCGAGAGCGCACCGACCATGATCTTTGACGAAGTCGACAGCGGCGTCGGCGGCGCCACTGCGGAAATCGTGGGTGCCCGGTTGAAGGCGCTGGGCGCGCGACACCAGGTCCTGTGCGTTACCCACCTGCCGCAGGTCGCGGCACAGGGACGCGGCCACTTCGCGATTCGCAAGGAAGTCGACGGGCGTCAGACCTATACACGGGTCTCGGCGCTGGACCAGGCGGCGCGGGTTCAGGAACTGGCACGCATGCTGGGTGGTCGCGAGATTACCGACCCGGTACTGGCCAACGCGCGCGAACTGCTGGCGCGCGCCGCCGGCTGA
- a CDS encoding outer membrane protein assembly factor BamE, whose amino-acid sequence MRLLLIVLSAAALISGCQIVYKLPTRQGNVIEQKQLDQLRLGMNREQVEYLLGSPIATDPFRDDRWNYLGYYKSPRGDVSKRIVTLHFEGELLAQMEGTADPNGKDKALENPDVETILQQEKKDKQQTESRETGVILTPEGQ is encoded by the coding sequence ATGCGCCTTCTTCTGATTGTCCTGTCGGCGGCCGCCCTGATTTCCGGGTGCCAGATCGTCTACAAACTGCCGACCCGCCAGGGCAATGTCATCGAACAAAAGCAGCTCGACCAGCTGCGCCTCGGCATGAATCGCGAGCAGGTCGAGTATCTGCTCGGCTCGCCGATCGCGACCGATCCGTTCCGTGATGATCGCTGGAATTACCTCGGTTACTACAAGAGCCCGCGTGGCGATGTCTCCAAGCGAATCGTAACGCTGCATTTCGAGGGCGAGCTGCTGGCGCAGATGGAAGGCACCGCCGATCCCAACGGCAAGGACAAGGCGCTGGAAAACCCGGACGTCGAAACCATCCTGCAACAGGAAAAGAAGGACAAGCAGCAGACCGAGTCGCGCGAGACTGGCGTGATCCTGACGCCTGAAGGACA
- a CDS encoding NAD(+) kinase: protein MSARLRRTRIDVGAQHINPEKHEGIMSQFGTLGIIGKQDDPAAAQTAALLVAHLRQRGHSVLLDDELHGMAADATAPRRELAERCNLVIVVGGDGTLLNAGRDLAPAGVPLLGVNQGRLGFMVDVNPLQMTETVDSILDGDYVRETRSLLSARILRDEGGAGPFLALNDVVLRNQAAIRMIEFETWHGEEFISLHRADGFIVSTPTGSTAYALSGGGPVLHPGIEAWALVPICPHTLSDRPIVVSTDRPVRLALSGGGTHDATCTMDGQVNATVRPGEIIEISRADCSLQLIHPRGYSYFNILRSKLHWGRERS, encoded by the coding sequence ATGTCCGCGCGTCTGCGGCGGACGCGCATCGACGTCGGCGCGCAGCACATCAATCCAGAAAAGCACGAAGGGATCATGTCGCAGTTCGGGACATTGGGAATCATCGGCAAGCAGGACGACCCTGCCGCGGCGCAGACCGCGGCGCTGCTGGTCGCGCACCTGCGTCAACGCGGCCACAGCGTGCTGCTCGATGACGAACTGCATGGCATGGCCGCCGATGCCACCGCGCCGCGCAGGGAGCTGGCCGAACGCTGCAATCTGGTGATCGTGGTCGGCGGCGACGGCACTCTGCTCAACGCCGGGCGTGATCTGGCACCGGCCGGTGTTCCGCTGCTGGGCGTCAACCAGGGGCGGCTCGGCTTCATGGTCGACGTGAACCCGCTGCAAATGACCGAAACCGTGGATTCGATCCTCGACGGCGACTACGTGCGCGAGACCCGCAGTCTGCTGTCGGCGCGCATTCTGCGGGACGAAGGCGGCGCCGGACCGTTCCTGGCGCTCAATGATGTAGTGCTGCGCAATCAGGCGGCGATCCGCATGATCGAGTTCGAGACCTGGCACGGCGAGGAGTTCATCTCGCTGCATCGCGCCGACGGTTTCATTGTCTCGACGCCCACCGGTTCCACCGCCTACGCGCTGTCCGGCGGCGGTCCGGTGCTGCATCCCGGCATCGAAGCCTGGGCACTGGTGCCGATCTGCCCGCATACCCTGTCCGACCGCCCGATCGTGGTCAGTACCGACCGACCGGTGCGGCTGGCACTGTCCGGTGGCGGCACCCACGACGCGACCTGCACCATGGACGGTCAGGTCAATGCCACGGTGCGGCCCGGCGAGATCATCGAGATCAGCCGCGCCGACTGCAGCCTGCAGCTGATCCACCCACGCGGCTACAGTTACTTCAATATCCTGCGCTCCAAGTTGCATTGGGGCCGCGAGCGCTCCTGA
- the treZ gene encoding malto-oligosyltrehalose trehalohydrolase: MKRHLSLHRGAEITDRGVHFRLWAPGAQQVELVLKDGAVIAMKPAADGYYECLSTAAAAGSRYRYRIAGQEYPDPASRYQPDEAQGFSEVVDPQQHDWQDSDWRTPDWHSAVLYELHIGSFSESGDCDGVIAHLDHLIDLGVNAIELMPVAECPGRWNWGYDGVQPFAVTKRYGGPAALKRLVDACHARGVAVVLDVVYNHFGPEGNFLHAYAPQFFTERHQTPWGAAINFDDEGSREVRDFFIENALYWLQEYHFDGLRFDAVHAIRDDSNPDFVLELGRQVRQGLQGRPAWLILENDENRASVLGEGYGGPGPFTAQWNDDYHHVLRVLTTNAEGGYYRDYLQLRAQRLGRVLAEGFDYQGETSGHRKGALRGEASASLPPTAFVSFIQNHDQVGNHAYGWRLPKFAPPPAIRAAAATLLLSPQVPMLWMGEEWASEQPFPFFCDFDGDLGEAVRQGRLTEFSSFPEFQDEAARRGIPDPLAAETFASAVLDWSAPSRAAGAGWLDYYRTLIALRREHLVPLLAGAHHGGEASSRVPGFADVCWMLAEGYRWRLQVNLAPQPATLDPGESSTTGDRVIFETETPADDAAWPAWFVRASLLQP; encoded by the coding sequence ATGAAACGTCACCTAAGCCTGCATCGAGGCGCCGAAATCACCGATCGGGGCGTGCACTTTCGTCTGTGGGCGCCCGGTGCGCAGCAGGTTGAGCTGGTGCTCAAGGACGGCGCCGTGATCGCGATGAAGCCAGCCGCCGACGGTTACTACGAGTGCCTGAGCACCGCGGCCGCAGCCGGCAGTCGCTACCGCTACCGTATCGCTGGGCAGGAGTACCCGGATCCGGCCTCCCGCTATCAGCCGGACGAGGCGCAGGGGTTCAGCGAGGTCGTCGATCCGCAGCAGCACGACTGGCAGGATTCGGACTGGCGTACACCCGATTGGCACAGTGCGGTGCTCTACGAGCTGCACATCGGCAGCTTTTCGGAATCCGGCGACTGCGACGGCGTGATCGCGCATCTGGATCACCTGATCGACCTTGGCGTCAACGCGATCGAACTGATGCCGGTGGCCGAATGCCCCGGTCGCTGGAACTGGGGCTATGACGGCGTGCAGCCTTTCGCCGTCACCAAGCGCTACGGCGGACCCGCCGCGCTCAAACGCCTGGTCGACGCCTGTCATGCGCGCGGGGTCGCGGTGGTGCTGGACGTGGTCTACAACCACTTCGGGCCGGAAGGCAATTTCCTGCATGCCTACGCGCCGCAGTTCTTCACCGAACGCCACCAGACGCCCTGGGGCGCCGCGATCAATTTCGACGATGAGGGCAGCCGTGAAGTGCGCGACTTCTTTATCGAAAACGCGCTGTACTGGCTGCAGGAATATCACTTCGACGGTCTGCGCTTCGACGCCGTGCACGCGATCCGCGACGATTCGAATCCGGACTTCGTGCTGGAATTGGGCCGCCAGGTTCGACAAGGTCTGCAAGGGCGGCCAGCCTGGCTGATTCTCGAGAACGATGAAAACCGCGCCTCGGTGCTCGGCGAAGGCTACGGTGGGCCGGGGCCATTCACGGCGCAATGGAACGATGACTATCACCACGTACTGCGCGTGCTGACTACCAACGCCGAGGGCGGCTATTATCGGGACTATCTCCAGCTTCGCGCGCAGCGGCTGGGGCGCGTGCTCGCCGAAGGCTTCGACTACCAGGGCGAAACCTCCGGGCATCGCAAGGGCGCGTTGCGCGGTGAAGCGTCCGCCTCGCTGCCGCCGACCGCCTTTGTCTCCTTCATTCAGAATCATGACCAGGTCGGCAATCACGCCTATGGCTGGCGCCTGCCGAAGTTCGCGCCGCCGCCCGCCATTCGGGCCGCGGCCGCCACCTTGTTGTTGTCGCCCCAGGTGCCGATGCTGTGGATGGGTGAAGAGTGGGCCAGCGAACAACCATTCCCGTTTTTCTGCGACTTTGATGGCGATCTCGGCGAGGCCGTGCGTCAGGGGCGCCTGACGGAGTTCAGTTCATTTCCTGAATTCCAGGACGAAGCTGCGCGTCGCGGAATTCCGGACCCGCTGGCGGCCGAAACCTTCGCCAGTGCCGTGCTTGACTGGTCAGCACCGAGCCGGGCCGCCGGTGCCGGCTGGCTGGACTATTACCGTACGCTGATCGCTCTGCGCCGTGAGCATCTGGTGCCGCTGCTGGCCGGCGCGCATCACGGCGGCGAGGCGAGCAGTCGCGTGCCTGGATTCGCAGACGTGTGCTGGATGCTGGCGGAAGGCTACCGCTGGCGGCTGCAAGTCAACCTGGCGCCGCAGCCCGCGACGCTGGATCCAGGCGAAAGCAGCACGACCGGCGACCGCGTGATCTTCGAAACCGAAACGCCGGCGGACGACGCGGCCTGGCCGGCCTGGTTCGTCCGCGCGAGTCTGCTGCAGCCGTGA
- the hrcA gene encoding heat-inducible transcriptional repressor HrcA encodes MLESRAAELLKLLVERYIQDGQPVASRTLSRAGGLNLSPATIRNVMADLDDLGFVSSPHTSAGRVPTQRGYRYFVDSLLEPEGLADEQQQQIVRELLDRAENTEELLQTTSSVLSSLSRMAGVVTTPRRNIAVLRRIDFLPLSERRVLAILVVNQRDVQNRVVSVDRDYSARELEVLANAINQHYAGCDLLVLRQQLVDEVSATQREVNDTLRSALEMTERALGHPDPQQDYVVAGGSNLFSFQELGDVSRLRKLFDALDHKRDLLSLFDQCLQAEGMQIFIGEESGYRVLDECSVVTAPYHLQGEVAGVLAVVGPTRMAYSRIIPLVRATARALGHSLADE; translated from the coding sequence ATGCTTGAATCCCGAGCCGCAGAGCTCCTGAAATTGCTCGTCGAGCGCTACATTCAGGACGGACAGCCCGTTGCCTCGCGTACCTTGTCGCGCGCGGGTGGCCTGAACCTGTCGCCGGCCACGATCCGCAACGTGATGGCGGACCTTGACGACCTTGGATTCGTCTCTTCGCCGCACACCTCGGCAGGCCGTGTGCCGACACAGCGGGGCTACCGCTATTTCGTGGACAGCCTGCTGGAGCCGGAAGGGCTGGCGGACGAGCAGCAGCAGCAGATCGTGCGTGAACTGCTCGACCGAGCGGAGAACACCGAGGAATTGCTGCAGACAACCTCGTCGGTGTTGTCGTCGCTGTCCCGCATGGCGGGCGTTGTCACCACGCCGCGTCGGAACATCGCGGTGCTGCGACGTATCGATTTCCTGCCGCTGTCGGAGCGCCGGGTGCTGGCGATTCTGGTCGTCAACCAGCGCGATGTGCAGAACCGGGTCGTGTCGGTGGACCGCGATTATTCCGCGCGCGAACTCGAAGTGCTCGCCAACGCCATCAACCAGCACTACGCCGGATGCGATCTGCTGGTGCTGCGCCAGCAATTGGTCGATGAGGTTTCGGCGACCCAGCGCGAGGTCAACGACACCTTGCGCAGCGCGCTGGAAATGACGGAACGGGCGCTCGGCCACCCCGACCCCCAGCAGGATTACGTGGTCGCCGGCGGTTCCAATCTGTTCTCGTTCCAGGAACTGGGCGATGTCAGCCGCCTGCGCAAGCTGTTCGATGCGCTTGATCACAAGCGCGATCTGCTGAGTCTGTTCGACCAATGCCTGCAGGCCGAGGGCATGCAGATCTTCATCGGCGAGGAATCCGGCTATCGCGTGCTCGACGAGTGCAGCGTGGTCACGGCGCCATACCACCTTCAGGGCGAGGTTGCCGGCGTGCTTGCCGTGGTCGGCCCCACGCGTATGGCCTACTCGCGCATCATTCCACTGGTGCGCGCCACCGCACGCGCCCTGGGGCATTCGCTCGCCGACGAATGA
- the fur gene encoding ferric iron uptake transcriptional regulator: MESQDIRNAGLKVTLPRLKIIEMLERSPTRHLSAEDIYRMLIDSGEEIGLATVYRVLTQFETAGLVVRHHFEGGHAVFELASGNHHDHMVCMDTGKVIEFYSEEIEKLQHLIAEKHGYLIEDHNLVLYVRPRPKIV; encoded by the coding sequence ATGGAATCCCAAGACATACGCAACGCCGGCCTCAAGGTCACGCTGCCGCGACTCAAGATCATTGAAATGCTTGAGCGAAGCCCCACGCGGCACCTTTCGGCGGAAGACATTTACAGGATGCTGATCGACTCCGGTGAGGAGATCGGTCTGGCGACGGTGTATCGCGTGCTGACGCAGTTCGAGACGGCCGGTCTGGTCGTGCGCCATCATTTCGAGGGCGGCCATGCGGTATTCGAGCTGGCCAGCGGCAACCATCACGATCACATGGTCTGCATGGATACCGGCAAGGTCATCGAGTTCTACAGCGAAGAGATCGAGAAGCTCCAGCATCTCATCGCGGAGAAGCACGGCTATCTGATCGAGGATCACAACCTGGTGCTGTACGTGCGGCCCAGGCCGAAGATCGTCTGA